A genomic segment from Colletotrichum higginsianum IMI 349063 chromosome 5, whole genome shotgun sequence encodes:
- a CDS encoding Ferric reductase encodes MNQLLCNIVLFLTFAVSAAAVIVLTFVPCYATICSEDYFDFETRLHLIIYYGLLAVLGIALLLRKYFPRVRTISGHHLLPGGPLVSKSVTVGGLLASVWIVGVTASTTVFWLPAQWDFWGQRADPLGWMSAKIQLTITGVTGHYADILLGLLIIPVSRNSLIGKGLSLHQSTLLFMHKMVAYLYSAAATAHGITYIIYASDSSSEGDEAKEEAFATGNPAMTLSESKQRSEWFTLTTYTGIAAILPVWIIVITSIPWIRRNHYNFFYYNHVLFGLVIFVAASIHASTDFYLLMPGLLLWLADWACRIFAGEAGGLSSKTSATLENAGNGWLRITLPPLRKLDDSYSRVIALEEKGRPSFQPLLYYHLQIPAISRLQNHAFTAAIPSSIDSGPVFLLQPTTGKSQRRLNKEWTWKLASLVSEPLSTKTINVRAEGPYGVGDNGFETASHLICIVGGTGITGACSLAHWWLERRPENTFFTLVWTVRDREASMIREWTDLQQTANSVPNLTTFTHVSSEIGRVVPSEHLNNALALAGGAVASSSGHAWVYSSGPTGLLDSVEKACIGAQKSIRVAKDEKGASSWAVQDIGWYVAKWEV; translated from the exons ATGAATCAATTATTGTGCAACATTGTGTTGTTCCTTACATTCGCCGTATCGGCCGCAGCAGTAATAGTGCTCACCTTCGTGCCGTGTTACGCAACGATCTGCTCCGAAGATTATTTCGACTTCGAAACACGGCTACATCTCATCATTTACTACGGCCTTCTTGCGGTACTTGGCATCGCGCTTCTGCTCCGAAAATACTTTCCCCGAGTTCGGACGATCAGTGGTCATCATCTGCTACCTGGTGGGCCACTCGTGAGCAAGAGCGTGACCGTTGGTGGCTTGTTGGCTTCCGTCTGGATTGTTGGAGTCACCGCTTCGACAACAGTCTTTTGGCTACCGGCACAATGGGACTTTTGGGGCCAGCGAGCGGACCCTCTTGGCTGGATGAGTGCCAAGATCCAACTCACCATCACGGGCGTCACCGGGCATTATGCTGACATATTGTTGGGGCTCTTGATCATTCCCGTCTCGAGAAACAGTCTGATTGGAAAGGGACTCTCGCTGCATCAAAGCACGCTGTTGTTCATGCATAAGATGGTCGCGTATCTCtactcggcggcggcaactgCCCATGGTATCACCTATATC ATTTATGCGAGCGATTCCAGCAGCGAGGGAGATGAGGCGAAAGAAGAAGCCTTTGCCACAGGAAACCCGGCAATGACACTCTCAGAGAGCAAGCAGCGAAGCGAATGGTTCACCTTGACCACTTATACCGGAATCGCTGCGATCTTGCCGGTGTGGATTATCGTCATCACGTCGATACCCTGGATTCGCCGGAACCACTACAACTTCTTTTACTACAACCACGTTCTCTTTGGCCTGGTCATATTCGTCGCAGCTAGCATTCACGCCAGCACTGACTTTTACCTTCTCATGCCCGGCTTGCTCCTATGGCTTGCCGATTGGGCATGCCGCATCTTCGCGGGAGAAGCGGGGGGTCTTTCTTCAAAGACGAGTGCCACCTTGGAGAACGCAGGAAACGGGTGGCTCCGGATCACTTTGCCTCCACTGAGGAAGTTAGATGACTCTTACAGTAGAGTAATTGCCTTGGAAGAGAAAGGCAGGCCTAGTTTCCAGCCACTTCTCTACTATCACCTCCAGATCCCGGCCATCAGCAGACTTCAAAACCACGCCTTCACTGCAGCGATCCCAAGCTCCATCGACTCTGGTCCCGTCTTCCTTCTGCAACCGACCACTGGAAAGTCCCAGAGAAGACTCAACAAGGAATGGACCTGGAAGCTGGCCTCGCTCGTGTCTGAGCCATTGAGCACCAAGACCATAAACGTTAGAGCTGAGGGTCCTTACGGTGTCGGTGACAATGGATTCGAAACAGCCTCCCATCTTATTTGCATTGTGGGAGGCACAGGAATCACTGGCGCTTGCAGTCTCGCACACTGGTGGCTGGAGAGACGTCCCGAGAACACGTTTTTCACTCTGGTTTGGACTGTGCGAGACAGAGAGGCCTCGATGATCAGGGAATGGACAGATCTCCAACAGACGGCGAATTCTGTGCCGAACCTGACGACTTTCACACACGTGAGCTCAGAGATTGGCAGAGTCGTTCCTTCGGAGCATCTGAACAACGCTCTTGCTTTAGCTGGAGGGGCGGTTGCATCTTCGAGCGGGCACGCATGGGTATACAGCTCTGGGCCAACTGGTCTGCTTGACAGTGTCGAAAAAGCGTGCATCGGAGCACAGAAGAGCATTCGTGTTGCTAAGGACGAGAAAGGCGCAAGCAGCTGGGCGGTCCAAGACATCGGCTGGTACGTAGCAAAGTGGGAGGTTTGA
- a CDS encoding Signal peptide peptidase gives MASPPVPSPATPPFDQATHNLTGNLTGNFINGNSTSAALEWDLYVYASFFTMEAKLIFSALATIYIGAHGSLRRPPSAAPAKRKKGERERKEDEPITEGLLPTDAILFPLLAGAMLIGLYYLIQWLQDPAILNKILRVYMSIMGVASLSTLIAHSLRVAVEFLFPNYFRHNRSLYRVDADDESFVKFTGEDVDRSNAQFLQKSNPLPFGLRSMFPFNTIKVNRFLWDLRHVLKDEWTVRAKVHGLFHEKLHISVLHVIGFILAVTAVFAYFMSGSPFLSNLMGYGFCYGSFLIMSPTTFATGSLVLMGLFFYDIVMVFYTPYMITVATKLDVPIKLQFQSAARSSILGLGDIVVPGIVMCLALRFDMWRHYQRQIKYVPTDLKSDQRDADSGDVVTVSKTQHMAQKATYLDITGCWGDWFWSSSWLGLLKGGQEMSPPSVRGSTFSKTYFNASLIGYTLGMLFTLCMLTIFKHGQPALLYLVPGVLGSLWLTGLVRGELKEMWMYTEDGTLDTCDVVVELDGNGNVVKETKKDTEKDEADKKKITEDEKAEDEKKAADKIEAEKTEYSIAEFSITAPLRKPKAQ, from the exons ATGGCTTCACCACCGGTCCCCAGCCCGGCCACGCCACCCTTCGACCAAGCCACGCATAACCTCACTGGCAACTTGACTGGCAATTTCATTAACGGAAACTCTACCTCCGCCGCGCTTGAATGGGATCTTTACGTTTACGCCAGCTTCTTTACAATGGAGGCCAAGCTCATCTTCAGCGCCCTGGCCACCATCTACATTGGGGCCCATGGTTCTCTTCGCCGTCCCCCTTCTGCCGCTCCTGCGAAGCGTAAGAAAGGAGAGCGTGAGCGCAAAGAGGACGAGCCCATTACCGAGGGTCTCTTGCCCACCGACGCCATTCTCTTTCCCCTCTTGGCCGGCGCCATGCTGATCGGTCTATACTACCTCATCCAGTGGCTTCAGGACCCGGCCATCCTCAACAAGATCCTGCGGGTGTACATGTCCATCATGGGCGTCGCCAGCTTGTCGACCCTGATCGCGCATTCGCTGCGGGTTGCCGTGGAATTCCTCTTCCCTAACTACTTCCGCCACAACCGCTCGCTGTaccgcgtcgacgccgacgatgaaTCATTCGTCAAGTTCACGGGGGAGGACGTGGACCGAAGCAACGCGCAGTTTCTCCAGAAGAGCAACCCGTTGCCATTCGGTCTTCGCTCTATGTTTCCGTTCAACACAATCAAGGTCAACCGATTCCTCTGGGACTTGCGCCATGTCCTGAAGGACGAGTGGACGGTCAGGGCCAAGGTCCACGGCCTCTTCCACGAAAAATTACACATCTCCGTCCTACACGTCATCGGCTTTATCCTGGCTGTCACAGCTGTTTTCGCCTACTTCATGTCTGGGTCGCCCTTCCTCTCCAACCTGATGGGCTACGGCTTCTGCTACGGCTCATTCCTGATCATGTCCCCGACGACCTTTGCCACTGGAAGCTTGGTATTGATGGGCCTCTTCTTCTACGACATTGTCATGGTCTTCTACAC ACCGTACATGATCACCGTCGCCACGAAGCTGGATGTTCCCATCAAGCTCCAGTTCCAGTCTGCTGCTAGGTCTAGCATCCTCGGTCTCGGAGACATCGTCGTCCCTGGCATCGTCATGTGTCTCGCTCTCCGTTTCGACATGTGGCGCCACTACCAACGACAGATCAAGTACGTCCCCACCGACTTGAAGTCCGACCAGCGCGACGCCGACTCAGGcgacgtcgtcaccgtcaGCAAAACTCAACACATGGCCCAGAAGGCTACTTACCTTGACATCACCGGATGCTGGGGAGATTGGTTCTGGTCGTCGTCATGGCTGGGCCTGCTCAAGGGTGGCCAAGAGATGTCCCCGCCAAGTGTTCGGGGGTCGACTTTCAGCAAGACCTACTTCAACGCTTCTTTAATTGGCTACACCCTCGGCATGCTGTTTACCCTTTGCATGCTTACCATCTTCAAGCACGGCCAACCCGCGCTATTGTACCTCGTCCCTGGCGTACTAGGCTCCTTGTGGCTGACTGGCCTCGTCCGAGGAGAGCTCAAGGAGATGTGGATGTATACCGAAGACGGGACACTAGACACGTGCGACGTGgtggtcgagctcgacggcaacggcaacgtgGTCAAGGAGACCAAGAAGGACACAGAGAAGGATGAAGCCGATAAGAAGAAAATAACCGAGGACGAGAAAGCCGAAGatgagaagaaggcggcTGACAAGAttgaggccgagaagacTGAGTACAGCATAGCAGAGTTCTCCATCACTGCCCCGCTTAGGAAGCCAAAGGCGCAGTGA